A DNA window from Salvelinus sp. IW2-2015 linkage group LG4q.1:29, ASM291031v2, whole genome shotgun sequence contains the following coding sequences:
- the nudcd3 gene encoding nudC domain-containing protein 3, with amino-acid sequence MASPMEMTELYDNALLGILQHVGNIQNFLQVYFGFLYRKTDFYRLLSTPNDRMGFPPGVAEKMVLKSFRLFEHVAEQDRERQQRELQQRQEARMVPPAVQELELQATEQPEEPRGEKTEPDAQRESSDSASGEPSTASSTTSSSQASSSQAPDSIPQPHCSNVDQQSSHGDQASACSASTDGQVVQQASPDSYNGAVRDTYSWSQDYTDVEVRVNVPKTVVKGRQVCVSMQPGSVRVCLKEEAGETVLMEGELTHKINTENSLWSLEPGCCVVLSLSKSGEVWWSAVLKGEKEIDVNQINRERSMATVDEEEHAVLDRLTFDYHQKLQGKPQSHEMKVHDMLKKGWDAEGSPFKGQQFDPSMFDIPSSAVQM; translated from the exons ATGGCGTCGCCCATGGAAATGACAGAATTGTATGACAACGCTTTGCTTGGAATCTTGCAGCATGTTGGAAACATCCAGAATTTCCTTCAGGTCTACTTTGGCTTCCTGTACCGCAAGACAGACTTTTACCGTCTGCTGTCAACCCCCAACGACCGTATGGGCTTCCCTCCAGGGGTGGCCGAGAAAATGGTCCTAAAG TCCTTCCGTCTGTTTGAGCATGTGGCtgagcaggacagagagaggcaaCAGAGGGAGCTGCAGCAGAGACAGGAGGCCAGGATGGTGCCCCCCGCGGTGCAGGAGCTGGAGTTGCAGGCCACTGAGCAGCCAGAGGAGCCAAGGGGGGAGAAGACAGAGCCTGATGCCCAGAGAGAGAGCTCTGACTCAGCTTCTGGAGAGCCCAGTACAGCCTCTAGCACTACCTCCTCCAGCCAAGCCTCTTCCAGCCAAGCCCCAGACTCTATTCCACAGCCCCATTGCAGCAATGTGGACCAGCAGTCATCACATGGAGACCAGGCATCAGCCTGTTCAGCATCTACAGA tggtcaGGTGGTGCAACAGGCCAGTCCAGATAGTTACAATGGGGCGGTGAGGGACACCTACAGCTGGTCTCAGGACTACACCGACGTTGAGGTCCGGGTCAACGTTCCCAAGACCGtcgtcaagggcagacag gtgtgtgtgagcatgcagccgggcagtgtgcgtgtgtgtttgaaggaggaggcaggagagacaGTCCTGATGGAAGGAGAGCTCACACATAAGATCAACACTGAGAACTCACTATGGAGCCTGGAGCCTGGATGTTGTGTGGtg tTGTCTCTCAGTAAGAGTGGGGAGGTCTGGTGGAGTGCTGTGTTGAAAGGGGAGAAGGAGATTGATGTGAACCAGATCAACAGAGAGCGCTCCATGGCCACGGTGGACGAGGAGGAGCACGCCGTGCTGGACAGACTCACCTTCGACTACCACCAGAAACTACAGGGCAAGCCCCAGAGCCACGAGATg AAGGTGCATGACATGCTGAAGAAGGGCTGGGATGCTGAGGGCTCTCCCTTTAAAGGACAACAGTTTGATCCCTCCATGTTCGACATCCCCTCCAGCGCCGTACAGATGTGA
- the LOC111961851 gene encoding small ribosomal subunit protein uS3m — translation MAASLSCQSVISNALARVGTSIYNNSATRALHVTAVCCQNRAARIRVGKGDRPLTYEQALHPHHIGHRKGWLSQHTSNLQGEGGASDRTVEDVFVRRFLFGTFHNCLANEIVIKRRGNMLVVCTLMLQKLPPQKFYFLIGYTEILLSHFYKCPVKMEVQTLEDKAVYKYL, via the exons ATGGCTGCGTCCTTGAGTTGTCAGAGTGTGATATCG AACGCGCTTGCCAGAGTCGGCACTTCGATATACAATAACTCTGCAACAAGAGCACTTCATGTCACTGCAG TGTGTTGTCAGAATCGTGCAGCTCGTATTCGGGTGGGGAAAGGAGACCGACCACTAACCTATGAACAAGCACTCCACCCCCACCACATAGGACACCGCAAGGGCTGGCTCTCCCAGCACACTA GTAAcctacagggagagggaggagcatcagATCGTACTGTGGAAGACGTGTTTGTAAGACGTTTCCTCTTCGGAACGTTCCATAACTGCCTGGCCAATGAGATTGTGATAAAGCGACGAGGCAACATGCTGGTGGTGTGTACCCTGATGCTGCAGAAACTCCCTCCACAGAAGTTCTACTTCCTGATTGGTTACACAGAGATACTGCTCTCCCACTTCTACAAGTGTCCTGTTAAGATGGAGGTACAGACCCTGGAGGATAAGGCTGTCTACAAGTACCTATGA